The uncultured Carboxylicivirga sp. genomic interval GACTTTGTAAGAAGTGAGTATCAATCACAAACCATCTTTCCGCCTGCTGCCAAAATATTTAACGCCTTTGATCTGTGCCCGGTTGAATCAACCCGAGTTGTAATTTTAGGACAAGATCCTTATCATGGCCCCGGACAAGCTCACGGACTTTGTTTTTCGGTAAACGATGGAGTAAAAATTCCTCCATCGCTAGTAAACATTTATAAAGAGATTAATGCCGATCTGGGAAAATCCATTCCAACCAGCGGAAATCTGGAACGGTGGGCCAAACAAGGAGTTTTACTCTTAAATGCCACCTTAACAGTAAGAGCCCATCAGGCAGGTTCGCATCAAAAAAAAGGATGGGAACAATTTACCGATAGCGTAATCAAAACAATAGCTGAAGAAAGAGAAAATGTCGTATTTCTGCTGTGGGGTGCTTATGCCATTAAAAAATCAGCATTAATTGATAAAAGCAAACATCTGATTTTAACTTCTCCTCACCCATCACCTCTATCTGCTCACAGAGGCTTTTTAGGAAACAAGCATTTTAGTAAAGCCAATGAATATTTGGCTGCGAAAGGTTTAAACCCAATTGAGTGGTAGTTTTCTTAAGTTAGGCAGTTTTTAGGCAGAAGGCAGTAGAACCCTCTGCCATATTTTTGTGCTACTACAATAGATGAATTTGTTATTACTTAAGGTCTCCTTCAACAAGCTCAGACAGCGCTGTATCTAATCCCTACAATTGAAAATTGGTCAATTGTAAAATCGAATAATTACATCGGTCTTTCATCAGTGCTTGGTAAAAAGTGCCTAGTGCTATGAATCATCACCAATTCTGAAATCAAACTGTAGTTTTTTTGTACATAATACCCTGAGCACTTAATACAAGCTGTGATCCACTATAATATAATGTGACTTGTTTTTCAATTGAACAACTCGACAATTCAACATCTAAACATCATATATTTTAAATCCCTCTAATTTCTATCTCCTAACAGCTAATTTCTGCTTAATGGTTTAATCTCTAATCTTCCCTCTTGTTAATAACATTCTCAAACGCCTTAACAATATCTTCGCTCACAGCCAGTTTTCCATTAATCAAGCTGGTTGTAGTAATTACTCCCTTCAAACAAAGCTTCTCGTCAGATAAACGATAAATATCCTGATAGAAAATATACTTTACTCCTTTATGCTCCACTCGGGTGCGCACCACAAATTTATCATTACTACTCAAAGGTGTTTTATAAGCTAAATCGGCACGTGCCACAACAGCTACCACCCCTTTATCGAACAGTGCTTTAAAATTCAATCCTATTGTATCTAAAAACTCATGACGTGTATGCTCCAGGTAATTCTGATAAACCGAATTATTAACAATCCCTTGCAGATCACATTCATAATCGCGTACCTTAAATTCCAGCTCAAAATCGTAATTCATTAATACAACTTTATATTATTAACATCAATTAAGTTAATACTCTATCAAATATTTAGATATTATTTAAAAACAAAATATTTTCACACCATTATCAAATCGCGCCAATTTTACATTTACAAAAGAATATTCATTTCGACCTTATTGCAATTATCAATAGTTATCAGGTCTTTAAGATTCTATCATCTAGTTATTCTTTCGAAACAGAATATAAATGCAAATCGCGCTGTGGGAAAGGAATGGTAATATTAGCCTCTTTAAAGGCATTATCAATAGCCACACCAACATCACTTTTAACGGCTAATCCATCATCAAAATGCGTCCAGAACATCACTCTAAAATCAAGCGAACTATCACCAAACCCTTTAAAAACAATAAACGGTTTAGGATTTTTCATTACTCCTTTTTGTTCCGAAACCACTTTATCTAAAATATCAAGAACCATTTTTAAATCTGTTCCATAGCTTACACCAACTGCTATTTCCTGTCTTCTTCTGCGATCTGACAGAGTCCAGTTAACCATTTCGTTTGAAATAAGATTTCCATTGGGTACAATAACCTCTGCCCCATCAAACGTACGAATCACACTGGCTCGAATACCAATTTCCTTCACCTCTCCCATCAAATCTAAGCTACTTATTTGAAGTACATCTCCAACCTGAATCGGACGCTCGAAAGCCAAAATCAATCCAGACACCAGATTATTGAATATATTTTGTAATCCGAATCCAATACCAACACCTAAAGCACCAAAAATAATGGTTATATTACTAATGTCGATATCCGCAGCTCCAAATGCGAGAATAAACCCGAACCCAAGTAACAATAACCTAACTAACATTGAAATAGCACCTCCAATACCCCGTGGCATTTCAAAATGAGTATAAACTTCATCTTCTAGAACAAATCTTATAAACTTTGATATGTACAGAGTAATCGAAATAGTAATGACAAAAGCCACTATATTGCCTAAAGAGATACTTACAGAACCCAACTCCAATTTACGGGTTAGCACAGAAGCAACCCAATCGTAAACAGGCGAATATATTAGATAACTTTTAGCAGATATAACTATCCAATAAATGATTGCACTATAAGTAATAATCTTAGATAACCATTTTAATATTTCTTCAGGATACGTACGAAAGATATGTAAATCAACCAATAATCGGTGTTGCACCACAAGCTCGAAAAGACTCTTAATTACCTCAACAGATGAGAAAATAAGTAATCCCCCAAACACTAACATAATAGCACCATTGAATAAAACGATGGATAAATAACTATTACCTATTGCATTTATTAGTACCGAAAGAATTACAGATACCATTCCAATAAACAAAACCTTAAGACTAAATAACTTTAATTCGTCATGCGAATCTTTTTTATTCTTCCTTAACCAACTCCATAACGAAACAAAAGTAAAAGCTGCTAATATTCCATTCACCAAAACCACTAACCTACTCAAAAGAGGCAAATTACTAGATAAATCCGTGAGAATTAGTAGCAAAAATATACCTGTTGACCAATAAAAAAATCGAATTGGCAATTGTGGCCACACATAAGGCAAAATACGGAGTAATGGTATCATCAGCAACAACCTGATTAAATCCTTCATCTCAGGCTGCAAATCTGGAATAAAAATAAAAACAAATAAACTTGCAAATAAGAAGGATGATGAAATAGATTTTGAAATAAAGATAAGAGGCAATTTTATAGAAGAGCATTCCATAAGCTCATCCTGGGTCCTCAATTTTTTTCTAATAAATACAAAAAATGAAAAGATTAGA includes:
- a CDS encoding mechanosensitive ion channel domain-containing protein, which produces MRACLISLSLLLSTVGSAQVNLFGKDSIDTEVGYFSTVSIGSETEKTQALIRNVNSQLDSYQQKEEIDSLTLKRLKTVATYRKSVSKESLNNIDYRQADDLRVKLAGLKSQLDEARKQLASISTQLNLNRNEVQGLIDKWQKTLQNQNRQVTPDRVIERIKSNITDLEKLNSEINKQNTIALTRQDEITSAILFLDEVVTDVNAVLERFRTQIYSTDSPPLWSVFTNESDTVSLKNRMVRSFELRKLSVVSHKNVLIHTLIIYVIIFILIFSFFVFIRKKLRTQDELMECSSIKLPLIFISKSISSSFLFASLFVFIFIPDLQPEMKDLIRLLLMIPLLRILPYVWPQLPIRFFYWSTGIFLLLILTDLSSNLPLLSRLVVLVNGILAAFTFVSLWSWLRKNKKDSHDELKLFSLKVLFIGMVSVILSVLINAIGNSYLSIVLFNGAIMLVFGGLLIFSSVEVIKSLFELVVQHRLLVDLHIFRTYPEEILKWLSKIITYSAIIYWIVISAKSYLIYSPVYDWVASVLTRKLELGSVSISLGNIVAFVITISITLYISKFIRFVLEDEVYTHFEMPRGIGGAISMLVRLLLLGFGFILAFGAADIDISNITIIFGALGVGIGFGLQNIFNNLVSGLILAFERPIQVGDVLQISSLDLMGEVKEIGIRASVIRTFDGAEVIVPNGNLISNEMVNWTLSDRRRRQEIAVGVSYGTDLKMVLDILDKVVSEQKGVMKNPKPFIVFKGFGDSSLDFRVMFWTHFDDGLAVKSDVGVAIDNAFKEANITIPFPQRDLHLYSVSKE
- a CDS encoding acyl-CoA thioesterase; this encodes MNYDFELEFKVRDYECDLQGIVNNSVYQNYLEHTRHEFLDTIGLNFKALFDKGVVAVVARADLAYKTPLSSNDKFVVRTRVEHKGVKYIFYQDIYRLSDEKLCLKGVITTTSLINGKLAVSEDIVKAFENVINKRED
- the ung gene encoding uracil-DNA glycosylase codes for the protein MDVKIEASWKELLNDEFEKDYFKNLTDFVRSEYQSQTIFPPAAKIFNAFDLCPVESTRVVILGQDPYHGPGQAHGLCFSVNDGVKIPPSLVNIYKEINADLGKSIPTSGNLERWAKQGVLLLNATLTVRAHQAGSHQKKGWEQFTDSVIKTIAEERENVVFLLWGAYAIKKSALIDKSKHLILTSPHPSPLSAHRGFLGNKHFSKANEYLAAKGLNPIEW